The genomic region GCGGATGACCACGTTCGGCCGGGCGAAGATGGGCTCCCGGAAGAAGTCGTGTTCGACCACGCGCTCATACTCATCCAGGATGGGGATGCGATGGCCAGGGACGTGCCAGTGGTTGCTCGCGGACTCGACGTGCATGAGGCACAGGGCCATGGAGTCCGCCTGCGCGAGCTCCAGCAGGTGCGGTCGAACGGCTTCGAGGTTCCGCGAGAGGGACAGCGAGCCGTTGAGGGCCAGGAGGGCCCTGTCCCTGAGCATGAGCTCGTCGGAGCTGAGATTCATTGAGCGGAACATCCACCCTCCCGGGTCAGACCATTCTGTGGGGATTGTACGGCACTTCCCCATGCATAGACATGGCCTGAAAACCTGCCCCTCACCCTTCCTGGGGATTGACGGGGCGGAGGAGGGCACCGCCCGGAGCCCCATCCAGGACCCCGGGCGGAGTTCAGCTCAGCTCACTGCATGATGGTGACGATCTGCGCCTGGCAGGTGTTGATGTCGATGAAGGAGTTGATGGTGTCCAGGGCGCAGATGGCGCCGCCGACGGTGCCGAAGGCGACGGACGCCGTGCAGGTGCCGCCGGAGTCAGCGATGTCCACGCGCCAGATACAGGTCTTCGCGCCGCCCGGGTTCGCCGGGTCGACCGTCCAGTAGTACTGCTGGGAGAACGACGGCGCCGGGGTGGGCGCGCTGATCTGGAACCCGCCCAGGGTGGCGGTGGGCACGGGGTAGGGCGTGAACACGCCGTTGAACGTCCCCGTCACGATCTGGAGGCCCAGGGAGACGGTCGCACCGCTCTGGTTCTGGATGAAGAAGTTCTCCAGCGCCGGACCCACGGACGCCCCGCCCTTCACCTGGGGAACCTCGAAGGCCCCCTCGCGGAGGCTGACATATTCGCCGCGCTGGGTGAGGAAGTCGGGGAACCCGAGCTCCACCTGGCCGGCGAACGCGATGGACGGAGCGAGAGACAACAGCGAGGCAGCCAGGAAACGCTTCACGTTCCTCGTCATGGACTTCTCCTGAGTTGTTTGTGCGGGGGTTGGCCGAAGCCAATGCCTTACTAACACCAATCCCTTTCTAACTGCAAATCAATCCAGGCAATTCGAGGAGTTCCTGTGGGCGTGAATGATTGCGATCGTGGCGTGCCGGGACGGCCCTACGGGATTCCCACGGGTCAATCAAACCCATAGGCCATATCACCGGGGGCGGCCCGGGGCCTCTTCGCGGAAGATCAACAGTCCATCCATGACCGTGTCCCACGGCGCCGTCATCCACGTGTAGTTCAAGGCACGCGCCACCCTGGGTCCGAAGTCACGGAGCTGGTGTCCCTCCAGATACCGGGTGTCCGCGGCGTGGTTGGCGAACGCCCACCCCTCCAGCGATTCGGCCGTCGCGGGGGCCAGGACGTAGGTGCGAGCCGAGCTGCCGAGGGCATAGCCCCCGGAGTTCGCGGAGAACCCCAGCACGAAGGACCGGTCCCCGTACTTCTCACGGACATGGGAGCCGAAGGACGTCCCGTTTCGAGCGTCCGCATCCACCTGCCGCAGGTCCTTCGCGGCATGGATGGTGGCAAGCCAGACGATGGCCTTGCGCGGCCTGGGGAACTGGGACAGGAACGATTCCAGGTTGAGGAACATGGAGCGATCGCGCGCGTCGAAGTCGTTCCAATCCCTTGCGCTCGCGGTCTGCTCCGGAGTCTGGGACATCGCGGCGACCTGGCGGGTGAAGTTCCGTTCCAGGTTGCGGACCATCCGCAGCGAACGTCCGGACTCGGGAGCGGTGAGCGCCGACGCCAATTCCTGCCAGCACCCCAGGATGAACTTCGCGGTCTCCGCCGTGTACGGGTGGGCTTCGTCATATCCCCAGGCCATGTGCCGTTCTATCTCCGCGCCGCACGCGGCCTGCCTTGGCCCCTGGAAGAGAGGGATGAGCTCACGCGCCATCTGCTTCTGCGCGTAGGTGCCCCTGCCAATCTGATCATCGAGCCCGCCGGCCACCAGCGTCCCCGCCTGGAGCCGCGCGGTCAGGAACGGGATCAGGGGCGCCATCTCCTCGGTGGCCCACATCCTGCCAATGGCGGCGGCGACCGTGTCCTCGCCGAGGGGTTGGCCTGCCTTCAGCAGCGCCTGGATGTGGAGGAAGTCGTAGGTGCCTGCCTCGATGACGAACGCGTCGTAGTGGCACTCCTCCACCAGCCTGCGGGTCAAGGCCACCTTGAAGGCAACCGTCCTGGCGTTGCCGTGGTGGGACTCCTCGCCCAGCAACGCAAGCTGCTTGTCGCAGAGCGCCCGGACGATGCGGTCGGCGTCCGTGTCCGTCACGGCCTCCCGCGGGGACGTGGCCTGGGATGACGAGGCACAGGCTGCAAGCAGCGGGAGCAGGAGCAGGAGGTATTTCATTCGCGGCCCTTTCATGAGCGAAAGGTTCACTCTAGGTCCGTTTGGGTAGTGGTTGTATGCTGCCCGCGCAGTTCTTCTCAGACGGAGCACGCATGCGCACGCTGAAGAAGTCCCTCCTGGCTGCCTCGGTTGTCCTTTCCCTCTCGCCCGCGGCTGCCTTTGCCGCGAAGCCCCAGTGCGAAGACATCTGTTACGAAAGTCCCTGCAGCACGATCTGCGACGTCCGGGGCCGCACGACCACGTGCGCCGAGAACGCGATGTACTGGGGCTGCATCCCGAGCGTCACCGACATCGACCCCGCCGCCACGGAGGCCCAGCAGGCCGAGGCCTCACGGGTGTGCAGCGAGCAGGACCCGGCGGCCGAGCAGTCCGCCACCGTCGAGAGCTGAGGCGCGAGAATGACCGGGACGTCCGGCATGCTTCATGATTTGCCGGGCGTCTCATCTCGACTGCCTGTCTCCGGCCCTCCATGACCCGCCCGAACGCATCCCCCGACTTCGACCCCCAGCTCGCCGCGCTCCTGCCTTCGCTGAAGGGGTATGTGCCGGTGGGGATGACGCTGGAGCAGCTGGAGCACTTCCGCACGTTGAGCCGCGTGGGCCGGGAGGACCTCATCGGAGACGCGAAGGTCCGCTGCGTCGATCACCGCATCCCCGGGTACCAGGGCGCGGAGATCACGGTCTCGGTCATCGCGCGGCAGGACCACGCGACTCCCGGGCCCGCCGTCTATTTCATCCATGGTGGCGGCATGGTGATGGGGACCCGCTTCGCGGGGGCGAGGCCGCTCGTGGACCAGGCGCTTCGTCACGATGCGGTCTGCGTGACGGTCGAATACCGCCTGGCGCCCGAGCATCCGGCCCCCACCCTGGTGGAGGACTGCTACGCGGGGCTGGAGTGGATGGCGGCGAACGCCGCGGCGCTCCAGTTCGACCCGAGCCAGCTCGTCATCTTCGGCGGAAGCGGTGGGGGAGGGCTCGCGGCGGGGACCACGCTCCTGGCCCGGGATCGGCGTGGGCCGCGGCTGCTGGGCCAGTTGCTGCAATGCCCCATGCTGGATGACCGCAACGAGACGGAGTCCGCCCACCGGTACGACGGCGTCGGCGTCTGGGACCGCACCAGCAACCTGACGGCCTGGCGGGCGGTGCTCGGCGACCGTCTGGGCGGCGCCGACGTGTCTCCCTATTCCGCGCCCGCGCGCGCAACGGAGCTCCGGGGGCTGCCACCGACCTTCATCGACGTCGCGGAAGGGGAGACGTTCCGGGATGAAGCCGTTGCCTACGCGCGCGGAATCATGGCCGCTGGCGGCGAGTGCGAGCTGCATGTCTGGGGCGGCGCCTTCCACGGCTTCTACGACATCGCGCCGCAGTCCGACGTGGCCCGGGCCTGCATCGCGACGCGCGACGCGTGGCTGGGACGCATGTTCGCCCGAGGCGCCGCGAGCAGGGGCGCGAAGTAACCGGGGGCCGGGCCGCTATGCCGCCCGGCCCAGCTTCTCGGCCAGCACCTCGCGCATGCCCGTCGGCGCACGGCCCAGCAGCTCACGCAGCGTGGGATTGACGGCCGCGAACTCTCCGTCGCGGCTCGCGCGGTAGAGGCCGAGCGAGATGGCCACCGCGGGCGCGGGCATGCCGGAGGCGGTGAGCTTCGCGCGCATCTCGTCCTCCGGCACCGTGCTCCGGTGGAGCGGGCGTCCAAGGATGCCCGACGCGAGCTCGCACAGCGCTCCGAAGTCGAGCGCCTGCGATGCCGTGAGCGGCGGCGTCGGCCCGTCGTAGCGGCCCTCGTTCGTCAGGATGACTGCTGCTGCCTCCGCGAGGTCCGCGTGCGTGGTCCAGGAGACCTTGCCGTCCGCGGGTGCCTCGAAGACTCCTGTCTGCAGGCCCTTCGCCAGCAGGAACACCGCGCTCGAAGCGTAGAAGCCGTTGCGAAGCGAGGTCCACGCCAGCCCGGACTCGCTCAGCAGCTGCTCCGTCGCCGCATGGTCGAGCATCGGCGGAAACGCCGAGGAACGGCTCGCGGCCATGTGGCTCGTGTAGACGATGCGTCGCGCGCCAGCGGACCGGGCGGCGTCGATGGCGGCGCGGTGCTGGGCGAGGGTATCGCCGCCCGTCGCTCGCGCGTTCGAAGAGACCATGAACACCTGGGATGCGCCTTCGAAGGCGTGCGCGAGGCTCGCTGGCTCCGCGAAGTCGCCCCTGCGCACCCGGACGCCCCGTGCCGCCAGGTCCTGGGCCTTCTGCACGTCCCGGACGCTGACGGCGACCCGGTCCGCAGGGACGCGGGTGATGAGGTTCTCCACGATGAGACGGCCGAGCTGCCCGGTGGCTCCGGTCACGACGATCATCGAACGCTCCTGGTGATATCGGTGGAAGCAGATGATTGTTACCGTCGATAACGTAGTGGCCGTTATCGCCGATATCAAGCCTTTGTTACCGGCGCTCCACGGGCGCGTGCTATCTCCACCCCATGAAGGATCGGGACAAGGTCGCTGCCGAGGACGTGGAGGGCTCCGATGCGCGCGCGCGCATCCTGGCGGCCGCCGCTGAGCTCATCGCCTCTGGAGGGCCCGAGGCCGCGACGACGCGGGCCGTGGCTGCCGCGGCGGGGGTGCAGGCGCCGACGCTCTACCGGCTCTTTGGCGACAAGCGAGGCCTGCTCGCGGCGGTCTTCGAGCACGCCATGCGGAGCTACGTGTCGGAGAAGGCCGCGCGCAAGCCGCACCCGGATCCGCTTCAGGACTTTCGCGACGGGTGGGACATGCACATCGCGTTCGGCCTCAGCCACCCCGGGCTGTTCGCCATCATGAGCAGCG from Corallococcus macrosporus harbors:
- a CDS encoding SDR family oxidoreductase — translated: MIVVTGATGQLGRLIVENLITRVPADRVAVSVRDVQKAQDLAARGVRVRRGDFAEPASLAHAFEGASQVFMVSSNARATGGDTLAQHRAAIDAARSAGARRIVYTSHMAASRSSAFPPMLDHAATEQLLSESGLAWTSLRNGFYASSAVFLLAKGLQTGVFEAPADGKVSWTTHADLAEAAAVILTNEGRYDGPTPPLTASQALDFGALCELASGILGRPLHRSTVPEDEMRAKLTASGMPAPAVAISLGLYRASRDGEFAAVNPTLRELLGRAPTGMREVLAEKLGRAA
- a CDS encoding erythromycin esterase family protein: MKYLLLLLPLLAACASSSQATSPREAVTDTDADRIVRALCDKQLALLGEESHHGNARTVAFKVALTRRLVEECHYDAFVIEAGTYDFLHIQALLKAGQPLGEDTVAAAIGRMWATEEMAPLIPFLTARLQAGTLVAGGLDDQIGRGTYAQKQMARELIPLFQGPRQAACGAEIERHMAWGYDEAHPYTAETAKFILGCWQELASALTAPESGRSLRMVRNLERNFTRQVAAMSQTPEQTASARDWNDFDARDRSMFLNLESFLSQFPRPRKAIVWLATIHAAKDLRQVDADARNGTSFGSHVREKYGDRSFVLGFSANSGGYALGSSARTYVLAPATAESLEGWAFANHAADTRYLEGHQLRDFGPRVARALNYTWMTAPWDTVMDGLLIFREEAPGRPR
- a CDS encoding alpha/beta hydrolase — encoded protein: MTRPNASPDFDPQLAALLPSLKGYVPVGMTLEQLEHFRTLSRVGREDLIGDAKVRCVDHRIPGYQGAEITVSVIARQDHATPGPAVYFIHGGGMVMGTRFAGARPLVDQALRHDAVCVTVEYRLAPEHPAPTLVEDCYAGLEWMAANAAALQFDPSQLVIFGGSGGGGLAAGTTLLARDRRGPRLLGQLLQCPMLDDRNETESAHRYDGVGVWDRTSNLTAWRAVLGDRLGGADVSPYSAPARATELRGLPPTFIDVAEGETFRDEAVAYARGIMAAGGECELHVWGGAFHGFYDIAPQSDVARACIATRDAWLGRMFARGAASRGAK